The Caulobacter sp. FWC26 genome contains a region encoding:
- a CDS encoding type III pantothenate kinase produces the protein MMLLAIEQGNTNTMFAIHDGASWVAQWRSATESTRTADEYVVWLSQLLSMQGLGFRAIDAVIISSVVPQSIFNLRNLSRRYFNVEPLVIGENAKLGIDVRIEKPSEAGADRLVNAIGAAMVYPGPLVVIDSGTATTFDIVAADGAFEGGIISPGINLSMQALHEAAAKLPRIAIQRPAGNKIVGTDTVSAMQSGVFWGYISLIEGLVSRIKAERGEPMTVIATGGVASLFEGATDSIDHFDSDLTIRGLLEIYRRNTISET, from the coding sequence TTGATGCTGCTGGCCATTGAGCAGGGCAACACCAACACCATGTTCGCCATCCACGACGGTGCATCGTGGGTGGCGCAGTGGCGTTCTGCGACCGAGAGCACCCGCACCGCCGACGAGTATGTCGTCTGGCTCTCTCAACTGTTGTCGATGCAGGGGCTGGGTTTCCGGGCGATCGACGCCGTTATCATTTCCAGCGTCGTACCGCAGTCGATCTTCAATCTGCGCAATCTGAGCCGCCGCTACTTCAACGTCGAGCCGCTGGTCATTGGCGAGAACGCCAAGCTGGGCATCGACGTGCGCATTGAGAAGCCGTCCGAAGCCGGCGCTGACCGGCTGGTCAACGCAATCGGCGCGGCCATGGTCTATCCCGGTCCCCTCGTTGTGATCGACAGCGGTACGGCCACGACGTTCGATATCGTCGCGGCTGACGGCGCCTTCGAAGGCGGCATCATCTCGCCGGGTATCAACCTGTCGATGCAGGCCCTGCACGAAGCGGCGGCGAAGCTGCCACGCATCGCCATCCAGCGTCCCGCCGGTAACAAGATCGTGGGAACCGATACGGTATCCGCCATGCAATCGGGCGTCTTCTGGGGTTATATTTCGCTGATCGAAGGTCTCGTCTCACGCATCAAGGCTGAGCGTGGCGAGCCCATGACCGTCATCGCCACAGGCGGCGTCGCCTCGCTGTTCGAAGGCGCGACCGACAGCATCGACCATTTCGACTCCGATCTGACAATCCGGGGTCTCCTCGAAATCTATCGACGAAACACCATCTCCGAGACCTGA
- a CDS encoding biotin--[acetyl-CoA-carboxylase] ligase: MTGASPVTVPPIVVLDEIDSTNAEARRRAEAGEAGPLWLVGLRQTAGRGRRGRAWETGEGNLAATLLLRTDKTPAEAAQISFVAALAVADLLARYVPRELISLKWPNDPLLGGLKVSGILIESGASPVGGLWLAVGIGVNLKRKPIDAERPATAIATYRENPPSPRQAAEGLAETFQSWLQVWDRLGFPAIADAWTARAHGLGEPCVARLGHETVEGVAEALDADGALRLRLADGSLRRITAGDVFFGGA, translated from the coding sequence GTGACGGGCGCTTCGCCCGTCACCGTCCCCCCCATCGTCGTTCTCGACGAGATCGACTCGACCAACGCCGAAGCCCGGCGTCGGGCCGAAGCAGGCGAGGCCGGGCCTCTGTGGCTTGTTGGTCTTCGGCAAACTGCCGGCCGTGGTCGTCGGGGACGCGCCTGGGAGACCGGCGAGGGCAACCTCGCCGCGACGCTGCTGCTCCGCACCGACAAAACCCCGGCAGAGGCGGCGCAGATATCCTTTGTCGCCGCTCTGGCGGTCGCTGATTTGCTAGCCCGCTACGTCCCGCGCGAGCTAATCAGCCTGAAGTGGCCGAACGACCCTCTGCTAGGCGGCTTGAAGGTTAGCGGCATTCTCATCGAGTCCGGAGCTTCGCCGGTTGGCGGTCTCTGGCTCGCGGTGGGGATCGGTGTGAATCTGAAGCGCAAGCCGATCGACGCCGAAAGGCCTGCGACGGCGATCGCCACCTACCGCGAAAACCCGCCTTCCCCCCGTCAAGCTGCCGAGGGCTTGGCCGAGACGTTCCAGTCTTGGCTCCAGGTCTGGGATAGGCTTGGTTTTCCCGCCATCGCCGACGCCTGGACCGCGCGCGCCCATGGGTTGGGCGAGCCTTGCGTGGCGCGCCTGGGCCATGAGACCGTTGAAGGCGTCGCCGAAGCCCTGGACGCCGATGGCGCGCTTCGGCTGCGCCTGGCCGATGGAAGTCTGCGCCGGATCACCGCCGGCGACGTGTTTTTTGGAGGCGCTTGA
- the nuoN gene encoding NADH-quinone oxidoreductase subunit NuoN codes for MGEEPMTFSANFSLVLPEVVLAIAALVLLVAGAFRGKVGAIFTLAAVASLVAAAATAVLGPKGVAFGGVYVADAAATYAKVAIYLSSAVAVVLGDRWLAQRGDQKFEYAVLVILAALGMGVTASAGDLISLYVGVELQSLALYVLAAMRRDDAKSSEAGLKYFVLGALSSGLLLYGSSLIYGFTGSTHFSQIALAAAHGGSHGVGLLFGLVFVICGLAFKVSAAPFHMWTPDVYEGAPTPVVGFFAAAPKLAAMMMFARVLGDAFPASEAQWRQVLVIAALLSVFVGAFAGLAQSNLKRLWAYSSIANVGYALLGVAAGGEVGLQSMLIFMTLYMVDVTGFFACLQALNRDGKPMETIQDMAGLVKQRPGVALAMTAFSLSALGLPPFSGFWAKYFVFKAAMGTGDVVMQWAAVLGLVGSVVAAFYYLRLIKAMWFDDAAGAVDAPSPSARAVGFAAAIFSFPIVLVALVWLEPAAKAAAAAFGHA; via the coding sequence GTGGGTGAGGAGCCAATGACCTTTTCCGCCAACTTCTCGCTCGTCCTGCCTGAGGTCGTTCTCGCGATCGCAGCTCTGGTTCTGCTGGTCGCCGGCGCCTTCCGAGGCAAGGTCGGCGCCATTTTCACCCTCGCGGCGGTCGCGTCGCTGGTCGCCGCCGCCGCCACGGCGGTGCTGGGTCCTAAGGGCGTTGCGTTTGGCGGCGTCTACGTCGCCGACGCGGCCGCGACCTACGCCAAGGTGGCCATCTATCTGTCGAGCGCCGTGGCCGTCGTCCTCGGTGACCGCTGGCTGGCTCAGCGCGGCGACCAGAAGTTCGAGTATGCGGTCCTGGTGATCCTGGCTGCGCTCGGCATGGGCGTCACCGCCTCGGCCGGCGACCTGATCAGCCTGTATGTGGGCGTCGAGCTGCAATCGCTGGCGCTTTACGTCCTGGCCGCCATGCGCCGCGACGACGCCAAGTCCTCGGAAGCCGGCCTGAAATACTTCGTGCTGGGCGCGTTGTCGTCGGGCCTCCTGCTGTACGGCAGTTCGCTGATCTATGGCTTCACCGGTTCGACCCACTTCAGCCAGATCGCTCTGGCGGCCGCGCACGGCGGTTCGCACGGCGTCGGCCTGCTGTTCGGCCTGGTCTTCGTGATCTGCGGTCTGGCGTTCAAGGTCTCCGCCGCGCCGTTCCACATGTGGACGCCGGACGTCTATGAAGGCGCGCCCACCCCGGTCGTTGGCTTCTTCGCCGCCGCACCGAAGTTGGCCGCCATGATGATGTTCGCCCGCGTACTGGGCGACGCCTTCCCGGCATCCGAGGCGCAATGGCGTCAGGTCCTGGTGATCGCGGCCCTGCTGTCGGTCTTCGTGGGCGCCTTCGCCGGTCTGGCGCAGAGCAACCTGAAGCGCCTGTGGGCTTACTCGTCGATCGCCAACGTCGGTTACGCCCTGCTAGGCGTCGCCGCCGGCGGTGAAGTCGGCCTCCAGTCGATGCTGATCTTCATGACGCTCTACATGGTCGATGTCACAGGGTTCTTCGCCTGCCTGCAGGCGCTGAACCGTGACGGCAAGCCGATGGAGACGATCCAGGATATGGCCGGTCTCGTGAAGCAGCGCCCCGGCGTCGCTCTGGCGATGACCGCGTTCTCGCTGTCGGCGTTAGGCTTGCCGCCGTTCTCGGGCTTCTGGGCGAAGTACTTCGTCTTCAAGGCCGCGATGGGCACGGGCGACGTCGTGATGCAGTGGGCCGCTGTTCTCGGGCTGGTCGGTTCGGTGGTCGCGGCCTTCTATTACCTGCGCCTGATCAAGGCGATGTGGTTCGACGACGCTGCAGGCGCCGTGGACGCCCCGTCGCCGTCAGCCCGGGCCGTGGGCTTCGCCGCCGCGATCTTCTCGTTCCCGATCGTGCTTGTGGCCTTGGTCTGGCTCGAGCCGGCCGCCAAGGCCGCCGCCGCCGCCTTTGGTCACGCGTGA
- a CDS encoding NADH-quinone oxidoreductase subunit M, whose translation MRGTELMSGLLSLTTFAPLAGVAVILAARALHGAGEKTDTLAKWIALVTTLVTFGLSIILTAQFDPKNPGFQFVEDVAWFAGLHYRMGVDGISVLFVLLTAFLLPICIVASWKSVEKRVVEYLIAFLVLETLVIGVFCALDLVLFYLFFEGGLVPMFLIIGIWGGKRRIYAAYKFFLYTLLGSVLMLAAILAMIGISGTASIPELMTFKFAPWLQTWLWLAFFASFAVKMPMWPVHTWLPDAHVEAPTAGSVILAGILLKMGGYGFMRFSLPMFPNASEMFQPLVFAMSAIAIVYTSLVAFRQTDIKKLIAYSSVAHMGFVTMGIFSGNAAGEQGALFQMLSHGIISGALFLCVGVVYDRMHTREIAFYGGLTNRMPMYAAVFMLFTMGNVGLPGTSGFVGEILTMTGVYKASTWTAIVSASGVILSAMYALTLYRRVMFGEITNPQLTTITDLDKREILIFAPLIVSTLVLGIYPNLVFNLTATSVDALVGAWRAAVGG comes from the coding sequence TTGAGGGGGACGGAGCTCATGAGCGGCCTTCTCAGCCTTACGACCTTCGCGCCTCTCGCTGGCGTCGCGGTGATCCTCGCCGCGCGCGCTCTGCATGGCGCCGGAGAAAAGACCGACACCCTGGCCAAGTGGATCGCGCTCGTGACCACCCTGGTCACGTTCGGCCTGTCGATCATCCTCACCGCCCAGTTCGACCCGAAGAACCCGGGCTTCCAGTTCGTGGAAGACGTCGCCTGGTTCGCCGGTCTCCACTACCGCATGGGCGTCGATGGCATTTCGGTGCTGTTCGTCCTGCTGACTGCGTTTTTGCTGCCGATCTGCATCGTGGCCAGCTGGAAGTCGGTCGAGAAGCGCGTCGTCGAGTACCTGATCGCCTTCCTGGTCCTTGAGACCCTGGTGATCGGCGTCTTCTGCGCGCTGGATCTCGTGCTGTTCTACCTCTTCTTCGAGGGCGGCCTGGTTCCGATGTTCCTGATCATCGGCATCTGGGGCGGCAAGCGCCGGATCTACGCGGCCTACAAGTTCTTCCTCTACACGCTGCTCGGCTCGGTGCTGATGCTGGCCGCGATCCTGGCGATGATCGGGATCTCTGGCACCGCCTCGATCCCCGAACTGATGACCTTCAAGTTCGCCCCGTGGCTGCAAACCTGGCTGTGGCTGGCCTTCTTCGCCTCGTTTGCGGTCAAGATGCCGATGTGGCCGGTTCACACCTGGCTGCCCGACGCCCACGTCGAGGCGCCGACGGCCGGTTCGGTCATCCTGGCCGGTATCCTGCTGAAGATGGGCGGCTACGGCTTCATGCGCTTCAGCCTGCCGATGTTCCCGAACGCTTCGGAGATGTTCCAGCCGCTGGTGTTCGCGATGTCGGCCATCGCCATCGTCTACACCTCGCTGGTCGCTTTCCGTCAGACCGACATCAAGAAGCTGATCGCCTATTCGTCGGTCGCCCACATGGGCTTCGTGACCATGGGCATCTTCTCGGGCAATGCGGCGGGCGAGCAGGGCGCCCTGTTCCAGATGCTGAGCCACGGGATCATCTCGGGCGCACTCTTCCTCTGCGTCGGCGTGGTCTACGACCGCATGCACACCCGCGAAATCGCGTTCTATGGCGGCCTCACCAACCGCATGCCGATGTACGCGGCGGTGTTCATGCTGTTCACCATGGGCAATGTCGGCCTTCCGGGCACCTCGGGCTTCGTTGGCGAAATCCTGACCATGACCGGCGTCTACAAGGCCTCGACCTGGACGGCGATCGTCTCCGCTTCGGGCGTGATCCTGTCGGCCATGTACGCCCTGACCCTGTACCGCCGCGTGATGTTCGGCGAGATCACCAACCCACAGCTGACCACGATCACTGATCTGGACAAGCGCGAGATCCTGATCTTCGCCCCGCTGATCGTGTCGACCCTGGTGCTGGGTATCTATCCCAATCTCGTGTTCAACCTGACCGCGACGTCTGTCGACGCGCTCGTCGGCGCCTGGCGCGCCGCCGTGGGTGGGTGA
- the nuoL gene encoding NADH-quinone oxidoreductase subunit L — translation MQTLVTILVFAPIIAAAIAGLFGRRIGNVASQSVTTGALILSCALSWYTFSQWTWGHMEAFTVQLLPFIHIGDFQANWSIRIDALSATMLIVVTTVSALVHIYSWGYMAEDDSKPRFFAYLSLFTFAMLSLVTAADFMQLFFGWEGVGLASYLLIGFWFKKPSASAAAIKAFVVNRVGDFGFALGIMTTYWAFGTIQFAELFPLIQANAGKTWEFAGHMWPLMDIACFLLFIGAMGKSAQFFLHTWLPDAMEGPTPVSALIHAATMVTAGVYMLCLLSPMFEYAPVAKNIVTVIGAVTALFAATVGLTQNDIKRVIAYSTCSQLGYMFFAAGVGAYQAAMFHLFTHAFFKALLFLGAGSVIHGMHHEQDMRRYGALAKLLPVTFIAMTIGTIAITGLGFPPLHLGFAGFYSKDTIIEAAFAAGGHNALAMFAWVIGVLVAGLTSFYSWRLAFFTFNGTARWGHDAHGHDDHAHAAHAHDDHAQGHDDHGHGHDHKPHESPWVMLFPLVVLSIGAVAAGFVFTGYFVGHHQEEFWRGAIYTAPTNHVLHEAHEVATWVKWSPLIASLIGLLVAVYVYLIKGNERLGLKLAERKGPLYVFFYNKWFFDELYEATFVRFAKFLGDLFWKGGDQKIIDGLGPDGVSAVSYEVGKRTGKLQTGYLYHYAFVMLLGVAGLLTFALYAFR, via the coding sequence ATGCAGACGCTTGTCACCATTCTCGTTTTCGCGCCGATCATCGCCGCGGCGATCGCCGGTCTGTTCGGCCGCCGTATTGGCAATGTCGCGTCGCAGTCGGTCACGACGGGCGCGCTGATCCTGTCGTGCGCGCTGTCCTGGTACACGTTCAGCCAGTGGACCTGGGGGCACATGGAGGCCTTCACGGTCCAGTTGCTGCCGTTCATCCATATCGGCGACTTCCAGGCCAACTGGTCGATCCGCATTGACGCCCTGTCGGCGACGATGCTGATCGTGGTCACGACGGTCTCGGCCCTCGTGCACATCTACTCCTGGGGCTACATGGCCGAGGACGACAGCAAGCCGCGCTTCTTCGCGTACCTGTCGCTCTTCACCTTCGCCATGCTGTCGCTGGTCACCGCCGCCGACTTCATGCAGCTGTTCTTCGGCTGGGAAGGCGTGGGTCTGGCCTCGTATCTGCTGATCGGCTTCTGGTTCAAGAAGCCCTCGGCCAGCGCCGCCGCCATCAAGGCCTTCGTGGTCAACCGGGTTGGCGACTTTGGCTTCGCCCTCGGCATCATGACCACCTACTGGGCGTTCGGCACGATCCAGTTTGCCGAGCTGTTCCCGCTGATCCAGGCCAACGCGGGCAAGACCTGGGAATTCGCCGGTCACATGTGGCCGTTGATGGATATTGCCTGCTTCCTTCTGTTCATCGGCGCGATGGGCAAGTCGGCGCAGTTCTTCCTGCACACCTGGCTGCCCGACGCCATGGAAGGCCCGACCCCGGTGTCGGCCCTGATCCACGCGGCCACGATGGTGACCGCCGGCGTCTACATGCTGTGCCTGCTCTCGCCGATGTTCGAATACGCCCCCGTGGCCAAGAACATCGTGACGGTCATCGGCGCGGTGACGGCCCTGTTCGCCGCCACGGTCGGCCTGACGCAGAACGACATCAAGCGCGTGATCGCCTACTCGACCTGCTCGCAGCTGGGCTACATGTTCTTCGCGGCGGGTGTCGGCGCCTATCAGGCGGCCATGTTCCACCTGTTCACGCACGCCTTCTTCAAGGCCCTGCTGTTCTTGGGCGCCGGTTCGGTGATCCATGGCATGCACCACGAGCAGGACATGCGTCGCTACGGCGCCCTGGCCAAGCTGCTGCCGGTCACCTTCATCGCCATGACCATCGGCACGATCGCCATCACGGGCCTTGGCTTCCCGCCGTTGCACCTGGGCTTCGCCGGCTTCTACTCCAAGGACACCATCATCGAGGCGGCGTTCGCCGCGGGCGGTCATAACGCCCTGGCCATGTTCGCCTGGGTGATCGGCGTGCTCGTCGCGGGCCTGACCTCGTTCTACTCCTGGCGCTTGGCGTTCTTCACCTTCAACGGTACGGCGCGCTGGGGTCATGACGCCCATGGCCACGACGATCACGCGCACGCGGCGCACGCTCATGACGACCATGCCCAAGGCCATGACGATCATGGCCATGGTCACGACCACAAGCCGCACGAAAGCCCGTGGGTGATGCTGTTCCCGCTGGTCGTGCTGTCGATCGGCGCGGTCGCCGCTGGCTTCGTCTTCACCGGCTACTTCGTGGGCCACCACCAGGAAGAGTTCTGGCGCGGCGCCATCTACACCGCCCCGACCAACCACGTGCTGCACGAAGCGCATGAGGTCGCGACCTGGGTGAAGTGGAGCCCGCTAATCGCTTCGCTGATCGGTCTGCTGGTCGCGGTCTATGTCTATCTGATCAAGGGCAATGAGCGCCTGGGCCTGAAGCTGGCCGAGCGCAAGGGGCCGCTGTACGTCTTCTTCTACAACAAGTGGTTCTTCGATGAACTCTACGAGGCCACCTTCGTGCGCTTCGCCAAGTTCCTGGGCGACCTGTTCTGGAAGGGCGGCGACCAGAAGATCATCGACGGCCTGGGCCCCGATGGCGTGAGCGCGGTCTCGTATGAGGTCGGCAAGCGCACTGGCAAGTTGCAGACCGGCTATCTCTACCACTACGCGTTTGTCATGCTGCTCGGCGTCGCCGGCCTGCTGACCTTCGCCCTGTACGCATTCCGTTGA
- the nuoK gene encoding NADH-quinone oxidoreductase subunit NuoK, whose amino-acid sequence MIGLPHYLVIAAILFTIGVFGIFVNRKNVIVILMSIELILLAVNINLVAFSAYLHDVAGQIFAMFVLTVAAAEAAVGLAILVTFFRNRGDIAVDDASMMKG is encoded by the coding sequence ATGATCGGCCTGCCGCACTATCTCGTCATCGCCGCGATCCTGTTCACGATCGGCGTCTTCGGCATCTTCGTGAACCGCAAGAACGTGATCGTCATCCTGATGTCGATCGAACTGATCCTTCTGGCGGTGAACATCAACCTCGTGGCGTTCTCGGCCTATCTGCACGACGTGGCGGGCCAGATCTTCGCGATGTTCGTCCTGACCGTCGCTGCCGCCGAGGCGGCCGTGGGTCTGGCGATCCTCGTCACCTTCTTCCGCAACCGCGGCGACATCGCGGTTGACGACGCCAGCATGATGAAGGGCTAA
- a CDS encoding NADH-quinone oxidoreductase subunit J: protein MPVQAIAFYLLAFVTIAAGLLVVSARNPVHSVLFLITAFFSAAGLFVLLGAEFLAMLLVVVYVGAVAVLFLFVVMMLDVDFAELRQGFVQYLPFGGVIALVIATEMVMVVAAVATNGAAAKNALPNASPGGVPNTEAIGRVLYTDYVFFFQLAGLVLLVAMIGAIVLTLRHKPGVKRQDIGKQVARTPKTGMELVQIKPGEGISE, encoded by the coding sequence ATGCCCGTGCAGGCGATCGCATTTTATCTACTGGCTTTCGTGACCATAGCGGCGGGTCTCCTCGTCGTGTCGGCGCGCAACCCGGTGCACTCGGTGCTCTTCCTGATCACCGCCTTCTTCTCGGCCGCCGGCCTTTTCGTCCTGCTGGGCGCGGAGTTCCTGGCGATGCTGCTGGTCGTCGTTTACGTCGGCGCGGTCGCGGTGCTGTTCCTCTTCGTCGTCATGATGCTGGATGTGGACTTCGCCGAGCTTCGACAGGGCTTCGTGCAGTACCTGCCCTTCGGCGGCGTTATCGCCCTGGTGATCGCCACCGAGATGGTGATGGTCGTCGCGGCCGTGGCCACCAACGGCGCCGCCGCGAAGAACGCCCTGCCTAACGCGTCGCCGGGCGGAGTTCCGAACACCGAAGCGATCGGTCGCGTGCTCTACACCGACTATGTCTTCTTCTTCCAACTGGCGGGCCTGGTGCTGCTGGTGGCCATGATCGGCGCCATCGTCCTGACCCTGCGCCACAAGCCGGGCGTCAAGCGCCAGGACATCGGCAAGCAGGTCGCCCGCACGCCCAAGACCGGCATGGAGCTGGTTCAGATCAAGCCGGGTGAGGGGATCTCCGAATGA
- the nuoI gene encoding NADH-quinone oxidoreductase subunit NuoI, which produces MFQRITQAVKGAALLDFAGAFGLAMKYMVAPKKTVIYPNERNPQSPRFRGEHALRRYPSGEERCIACKLCEAICPAQAITIEAEPREDGSRRTTRYDIDMVKCIYCGLCQEACPVDAIVEGPNTEFATETREELYYDKERLLDNGDRWERLIAKNLELDAPYR; this is translated from the coding sequence GTGTTCCAGCGCATCACTCAGGCGGTCAAGGGCGCGGCCCTTCTGGACTTCGCGGGCGCGTTCGGCCTGGCCATGAAGTATATGGTCGCGCCGAAAAAGACCGTGATCTATCCGAACGAGCGCAATCCGCAGTCGCCGCGCTTCCGGGGCGAGCACGCGTTGCGCCGATATCCGTCGGGCGAGGAGCGTTGCATCGCCTGCAAGCTCTGCGAAGCCATCTGCCCGGCGCAGGCGATCACCATCGAGGCCGAACCGCGCGAGGACGGCAGCCGCCGGACGACCCGCTACGACATCGACATGGTCAAGTGCATCTACTGCGGCCTCTGCCAGGAGGCTTGCCCGGTCGACGCGATCGTCGAGGGCCCGAACACCGAGTTCGCGACCGAGACCCGCGAAGAGCTCTACTATGACAAGGAACGCCTTCTCGATAACGGCGACCGTTGGGAACGCCTGATCGCGAAGAATCTGGAGTTGGACGCGCCGTACCGCTAA
- the nuoH gene encoding NADH-quinone oxidoreductase subunit NuoH, whose amino-acid sequence MQAFFANPAVSWTLLTTGGILLVVIWVLLSLAFLLLADRKIWAGVQMRKGPNVVGPFGLLQSFADFFKFVLKEIVIPAGADKVIFILAPLISLVLAFVGWAVVPFAPGWVVSNLNVGILYLLAMSSLGVYGIIMGGWASNSKYPFLGALRSAAQMVSYEVSIGLIIITVILLAGSMNLSTIVEKQTGWIWNWNVFGGGLNNLVLLPVMVVAMGMFYISALAETNRPPFDLPEAESELVAGYQVEYSSTPYLLFMVAEYSNIVLMCAMISVLFFGGWNPGFPTDFLDSWHPFAANFFLALVFYAKICFWFFMFAMAKAIVPRYRYDQLMRLGWKVFLPTSLVLVAAVAAWRVFGPAA is encoded by the coding sequence ATGCAAGCGTTCTTCGCCAACCCCGCCGTCTCCTGGACCCTGCTGACTACCGGCGGGATCCTGCTGGTCGTGATCTGGGTGCTGCTGAGCCTGGCGTTCCTGTTGCTGGCCGACCGCAAGATCTGGGCCGGCGTTCAGATGCGCAAGGGGCCAAACGTCGTGGGCCCGTTCGGCCTGCTGCAGTCCTTCGCCGACTTCTTCAAGTTCGTGCTGAAGGAGATCGTGATCCCCGCCGGCGCCGACAAGGTCATCTTTATCCTGGCGCCGCTGATCAGCCTGGTCCTGGCCTTTGTCGGCTGGGCCGTGGTGCCCTTCGCGCCGGGCTGGGTCGTCTCGAACCTCAACGTCGGCATCCTCTACCTGCTGGCGATGAGCTCGCTAGGCGTCTACGGCATCATCATGGGCGGCTGGGCTTCGAACTCGAAGTATCCGTTTCTGGGCGCTCTTCGTTCCGCCGCGCAGATGGTTTCCTATGAAGTGTCGATCGGCCTGATCATCATCACGGTGATCCTGCTGGCCGGTTCGATGAACCTGTCGACCATCGTCGAGAAGCAGACGGGCTGGATCTGGAACTGGAATGTCTTTGGCGGCGGGCTGAACAACCTCGTCCTGCTGCCGGTCATGGTCGTGGCCATGGGCATGTTCTACATCTCGGCCCTGGCCGAGACGAACCGCCCGCCTTTCGACCTGCCGGAAGCCGAGTCGGAACTCGTGGCCGGCTATCAGGTCGAGTACAGCTCGACCCCGTACCTGCTGTTCATGGTCGCCGAATATTCGAACATCGTCCTAATGTGCGCGATGATCAGCGTCCTGTTCTTCGGCGGCTGGAACCCCGGGTTCCCGACCGATTTCCTGGACAGCTGGCACCCGTTCGCGGCCAATTTCTTCCTGGCCTTGGTGTTCTACGCCAAGATCTGCTTCTGGTTCTTCATGTTCGCCATGGCGAAGGCCATCGTGCCTCGTTACCGCTATGACCAACTGATGCGTCTGGGCTGGAAGGTGTTCCTGCCGACGTCGCTGGTGCTGGTTGCTGCAGTCGCCGCCTGGCGCGTGTTCGGTCCGGCGGCCTGA